The Mesorhizobium sp. B1-1-8 genome contains a region encoding:
- a CDS encoding GFA family protein, translating into MLEGTCHCGATRWTLEGDPGPITACNCTLCRRYGTLWAYDYVDERIRIAGPVNSYTRDGTQAPELEILFCPVCACVLAWRGLRAGAGGRTRIAVNVRLAPPEAVADLPIDHFDGLDTFDDLPRDGRCVRDMWF; encoded by the coding sequence ATGCTTGAGGGAACCTGCCACTGCGGTGCGACCCGCTGGACCCTGGAGGGCGATCCCGGGCCGATCACCGCCTGCAATTGCACGCTCTGCCGCCGCTACGGCACGCTCTGGGCTTACGACTATGTCGACGAGCGCATCCGTATCGCGGGCCCGGTGAACTCCTATACGCGCGACGGAACACAAGCGCCGGAGCTTGAGATCCTGTTTTGCCCGGTCTGCGCCTGCGTGCTCGCCTGGCGCGGGTTGCGCGCCGGCGCCGGCGGCCGCACGCGCATTGCCGTCAACGTCAGGCTTGCTCCGCCGGAGGCCGTCGCCGACCTGCCGATCGACCATTTCGATGGTCTCGATACGTTCGACGACCTGCCGCGCGACGGCCGCTGCGTGCGCGATATGTGGTTTTAG
- the dxs gene encoding 1-deoxy-D-xylulose-5-phosphate synthase, with protein MNAKPDTPLLDKIRIPADLRALDESELPQLATELRAELVDAVSHTGGHLGAGLGVVELTVALHYVFNTPQDRLIWDVGHQAYPHKILTGRRDRIRTLRQEGGLSGFTRRSESEYDPFGAAHSSTSISAGLGMAMARDLSGGRNNVIAVIGDGAMSAGMAYEAMNNAGALDARLIVILNDNDMSIAPPTGAMSAYLARLASGKTYLGLRDFGKKLTSYLGERADRAITRAVEHARGYVTGGTLFEELGFYHIGPIDGHNLEHLIPVLRNVRDNSDGPVLIHVVTQKGKGYAPAEAAADKYHGVNKFDVITGAQAKAPANAPSYTKVFAESLIQEAREDDRIVAVTAAMPSGTGLDLFGEVFPARTFDVGIAEQHAVTFAAGLATEGYKPFAAIYSTFLQRAYDQVVHDVAIQKLPVRFPIDRAGFVGADGATHCGAFDTTFLTTLPGFVVMAAADEAELRHMVRTAACYDEGPIAFRYPRGNGVGVDMPARGSVLEIGKGRVLKEGTKVALLSFGTRLQDCLSAAEELGAAGLSTTVVDARFAKPLDEDLIRRLARSHEVLVTVEEGAIGGFASQVLYFLANEGLLESGLKVRPLVLPDEFTDHARPEKMYADAGLDTAGIVRTVFVALGHGIQAQRA; from the coding sequence GTGAACGCAAAGCCCGACACGCCGCTCCTCGACAAGATCCGCATCCCCGCGGATCTGCGGGCGCTCGACGAAAGCGAGTTGCCGCAGCTCGCCACGGAACTGCGCGCCGAGTTGGTCGATGCCGTCTCGCACACCGGCGGCCACCTTGGCGCCGGCCTTGGCGTGGTCGAGCTCACTGTTGCGCTGCACTATGTCTTCAACACGCCGCAAGATCGGCTGATCTGGGATGTCGGCCACCAAGCCTATCCGCATAAAATCCTGACCGGCCGCCGCGACCGCATCCGCACGCTTCGCCAGGAAGGCGGCCTCTCCGGCTTCACCCGCCGCAGCGAAAGCGAATATGACCCGTTCGGCGCCGCGCATTCCTCGACCTCGATTTCCGCCGGCCTCGGCATGGCGATGGCCCGCGACCTCTCCGGCGGCCGCAACAATGTCATTGCCGTCATCGGCGACGGCGCCATGTCGGCCGGCATGGCCTATGAAGCGATGAACAATGCGGGCGCCCTCGACGCCCGCCTAATCGTCATCCTCAACGACAACGACATGTCGATCGCCCCGCCGACCGGCGCCATGAGCGCCTATCTGGCCAGGCTCGCCTCCGGCAAGACCTATCTCGGCCTGCGCGATTTCGGCAAGAAGCTGACATCCTATCTCGGCGAGCGCGCCGATCGCGCCATCACGCGCGCCGTCGAGCATGCGCGCGGCTATGTCACCGGCGGCACGCTGTTCGAGGAACTCGGCTTCTATCACATCGGCCCGATCGACGGCCACAATCTCGAGCACCTGATCCCGGTGCTGAGAAACGTCCGCGACAATTCCGATGGCCCGGTGCTGATCCATGTCGTCACACAGAAGGGCAAGGGCTACGCGCCGGCGGAAGCCGCCGCCGACAAATATCACGGCGTCAACAAGTTCGACGTCATCACCGGCGCCCAGGCCAAGGCGCCGGCCAACGCGCCGAGCTACACCAAGGTTTTTGCCGAAAGCCTGATCCAGGAAGCCCGCGAGGACGACCGCATCGTCGCCGTCACCGCAGCCATGCCGAGCGGCACCGGGCTCGACCTTTTCGGCGAGGTCTTCCCGGCCAGAACCTTCGACGTCGGCATTGCCGAGCAGCACGCGGTAACTTTCGCCGCAGGCCTCGCCACCGAAGGCTACAAACCCTTCGCCGCCATCTATTCGACCTTCCTGCAGCGCGCCTACGACCAGGTCGTCCATGACGTGGCGATCCAGAAGCTGCCGGTGCGCTTCCCGATCGACCGCGCCGGTTTCGTCGGCGCCGACGGCGCCACCCATTGCGGCGCCTTCGACACCACCTTCCTGACGACGCTGCCCGGTTTCGTCGTCATGGCCGCCGCCGACGAGGCTGAGCTTCGCCACATGGTGCGCACCGCCGCCTGTTATGACGAAGGGCCGATTGCCTTCCGCTATCCGCGCGGAAATGGCGTCGGCGTCGATATGCCGGCGCGCGGCTCGGTGCTGGAGATCGGCAAGGGCCGTGTTCTGAAGGAAGGCACCAAGGTTGCGCTGCTCTCCTTCGGCACGCGGCTGCAGGACTGCCTGTCGGCCGCCGAGGAACTCGGCGCGGCGGGTCTTTCCACCACCGTTGTCGATGCCCGCTTCGCCAAGCCGCTCGACGAGGATCTGATCCGGCGGCTCGCCCGCTCGCACGAGGTTCTGGTGACCGTGGAAGAGGGCGCGATCGGCGGCTTCGCCAGCCAGGTGCTGTATTTCCTCGCCAATGAAGGGTTGCTGGAAAGCGGCCTCAAGGTACGGCCGCTGGTGCTGCCGGACGAATTCACCGACCACGCCAGGCCCGAGAAGATGTATGCCGATGCCGGGCTCGACACCGCCGGCATCGTGCGCACGGTCTTCGTCGCGCTCGGCCATGGCATCCAGGCGCAGCGCGCCTGA
- a CDS encoding pirin family protein, translating into MSFFPGNDPEPGDGFACDQIELMVIPNAKDIGGFEVRRALPTAKRRLVGPFIFFDRMGPAILRAGHAIDVRPHPHIGLSTVTYLFDGKIRHRDSLGTEMVIAPGDVNLMTAGRGIVHSERTPDELRGAPMSMSGLQTWLALPDGKEEIAPVFENTSVIRLPEIDAEGVEGRVVIGEFSGLRSPVASASETLYADLRLAAGASVKIPADAEERAIYTLEGEVSIAGDRFPAERLLVFKPGDEIVVSSEQGAHFMLFGGASLGSRRYIWWNFVSSSKERIQQAKEEWKTGRFDIVPGDEEEFIPLPER; encoded by the coding sequence ATGAGCTTCTTTCCGGGAAACGACCCTGAACCGGGCGATGGTTTCGCCTGCGACCAGATCGAGCTGATGGTCATCCCCAATGCCAAGGACATTGGCGGCTTTGAGGTCCGTCGCGCGCTGCCGACCGCCAAGCGCCGGCTGGTCGGACCGTTCATCTTCTTCGACCGCATGGGGCCCGCCATCCTGCGCGCCGGCCATGCCATCGACGTGCGCCCGCATCCGCATATCGGGCTTTCCACCGTCACCTATCTTTTCGACGGCAAGATCCGGCATCGCGACTCGCTCGGCACCGAAATGGTGATCGCGCCCGGCGACGTGAACCTGATGACCGCCGGCCGTGGCATCGTTCATTCCGAGCGCACGCCGGACGAATTGCGCGGCGCGCCGATGTCGATGTCCGGCCTGCAGACCTGGCTGGCATTGCCAGACGGCAAGGAGGAGATCGCTCCGGTCTTCGAGAATACATCGGTGATCCGCTTGCCCGAGATCGATGCCGAGGGTGTCGAGGGCCGGGTCGTCATCGGCGAATTCTCCGGCCTGCGCTCGCCGGTGGCGAGCGCCTCGGAGACGCTCTACGCCGACCTCAGGCTGGCTGCGGGCGCCAGCGTGAAAATCCCGGCCGATGCCGAGGAGCGCGCCATCTATACGCTGGAAGGCGAGGTTTCGATCGCCGGCGACCGTTTTCCGGCCGAGCGGCTTCTGGTGTTCAAGCCGGGCGACGAGATTGTCGTATCGTCCGAACAGGGCGCCCATTTCATGCTGTTCGGCGGCGCGTCGCTGGGTTCCAGGCGCTATATCTGGTGGAATTTCGTCTCATCCTCGAAAGAACGCATCCAACAGGCCAAGGAAGAATGGAAGACAGGCCGCTTCGATATCGTTCCTGGTGATGAGGAGGAGTTCATTCCGCTGCCCGAAAGATAG
- a CDS encoding DUF2277 domain-containing protein, which translates to MCRNIKTLANFEPPATNDEVHDAALQFVRKLSGSTKPSKRNEHAFYHAVEAIAAAARELLDSLETTQEPRNREEMAAKAKARSALRFA; encoded by the coding sequence ATGTGCCGCAACATCAAGACCTTGGCCAATTTCGAACCGCCGGCGACCAATGACGAAGTGCATGACGCAGCACTTCAGTTCGTGCGCAAGCTGAGCGGTTCCACCAAACCATCCAAGCGCAACGAACATGCTTTCTATCACGCCGTGGAGGCGATCGCCGCCGCGGCGCGCGAGCTGCTCGATTCGCTGGAAACCACACAAGAGCCGCGCAACCGCGAGGAAATGGCGGCCAAGGCGAAAGCCAGATCCGCGCTGCGGTTCGCCTGA
- a CDS encoding exodeoxyribonuclease VII small subunit: protein MAGEGNEDVKAMSFEQALDALEKIVDDLERGDVPLDQSIKIYERGEALKAHCDRLLKAAEDKVEKIRLSRDGKPVGTEPLDAE from the coding sequence ATGGCTGGCGAAGGCAATGAAGACGTCAAGGCGATGAGCTTCGAACAGGCGCTCGACGCGCTGGAGAAGATCGTCGATGATCTGGAGCGCGGCGACGTCCCGCTCGACCAGTCGATCAAGATCTACGAGCGCGGCGAGGCGCTGAAGGCCCATTGCGACCGTTTGCTGAAGGCGGCCGAGGACAAGGTCGAGAAGATCAGGCTGTCGCGCGACGGCAAGCCGGTTGGCACGGAGCCGCTCGACGCGGAATAG
- a CDS encoding histone deacetylase family protein, with product MATRLYTHPVFLEHITPPGHPERPDRLRAIERVLDDEAFSALDRVQAPEGDEATILYAHPEDFVERVRAAIPETGLARIDADTTASPKSWQAAVTAIGAANAAVDDVFEGRAANAFVAARPPGHHAEKTTAMGFCLFNTAAIAARYAQKKHQAERVAIVDWDVHHGNGTQDIFWDDPSVLYCSTHQMPLYPGTGAKNETGAGNIVNAPLAPQTGSEAFRDAFLSRVLPSIEAFAPDLIIISAGFDAHRRDPLAEINLTEEDFDWATGQLMERAGRHSGNRLVSLLEGGYDLQGLAFSVAAHVGRLMKG from the coding sequence ATGGCTACCCGTCTCTACACCCATCCGGTCTTCCTCGAACACATCACGCCGCCCGGCCATCCCGAGCGGCCCGACCGTCTGCGCGCCATCGAACGCGTGCTGGACGACGAGGCGTTTTCAGCCCTAGACCGCGTCCAGGCGCCGGAGGGCGACGAGGCGACCATCCTCTACGCGCATCCTGAGGATTTCGTCGAGCGCGTGCGCGCCGCGATCCCCGAAACCGGGCTCGCCCGCATCGATGCCGACACCACTGCCAGCCCGAAGAGCTGGCAAGCGGCGGTGACGGCGATCGGCGCCGCCAACGCCGCCGTCGACGACGTTTTCGAGGGCCGCGCCGCCAATGCCTTCGTTGCCGCGCGTCCACCCGGCCACCATGCCGAGAAGACCACAGCGATGGGCTTCTGCCTTTTCAACACTGCGGCGATTGCCGCCCGCTACGCGCAAAAAAAGCACCAGGCCGAGCGCGTCGCCATCGTCGACTGGGATGTCCACCACGGCAACGGCACGCAGGACATTTTTTGGGACGACCCGTCGGTGCTCTACTGCTCGACGCACCAGATGCCGCTTTATCCGGGCACCGGGGCAAAAAACGAAACCGGCGCCGGCAACATCGTCAACGCGCCGCTGGCGCCGCAAACCGGCAGCGAAGCGTTCCGCGACGCGTTCCTGTCGCGCGTGCTGCCGTCGATCGAAGCGTTCGCGCCCGACCTGATCATCATTTCGGCCGGTTTCGACGCGCACCGTCGCGATCCGCTGGCCGAGATCAACCTGACCGAGGAGGATTTCGACTGGGCGACGGGCCAGCTGATGGAACGCGCCGGACGCCACAGCGGCAACCGGCTCGTTTCCCTGCTGGAGGGCGGCTACGATCTGCAGGGACTGGCATTTTCGGTCGCCGCCCATGTCGGGCGGCTGATGAAGGGATAG
- the bluB gene encoding 5,6-dimethylbenzimidazole synthase, with amino-acid sequence MTVPATAAGGEDFDQLGRDAVYRAMFTRRDVRSHFVSDDLDDRVLARLLTAAHHAPSVGYMQPWNFIVIRDAERRRQVRDLFLAAREQELPAMEEERRALYRKLKLEGICESALNLCITCDRQRSQNSPLGRWHNPEMDLYSTVCAVQNFWLAARAEGVGVGWVSIIETQALKRLLSIPEHVTPIAYLCVGRVSEFAPKPDLEAHGWGRRLPLPELVMSEIFCGAGEAPLKSAIVRLGAEDRRKP; translated from the coding sequence ATGACGGTACCAGCAACCGCCGCGGGCGGCGAAGACTTTGACCAATTGGGGCGCGACGCCGTCTACCGGGCGATGTTCACCAGGCGCGACGTGCGCAGCCACTTCGTGTCGGACGATCTCGATGACCGGGTGCTGGCGCGGCTGCTTACGGCCGCTCATCACGCGCCGTCGGTCGGCTACATGCAGCCGTGGAATTTCATCGTTATCCGCGATGCGGAACGGCGGCGGCAGGTGCGCGATTTGTTTCTCGCCGCCCGCGAACAGGAATTGCCGGCCATGGAAGAAGAGCGGCGGGCGCTCTACCGCAAGCTGAAGCTCGAAGGCATCTGCGAAAGCGCGCTGAACCTGTGCATCACCTGCGACCGGCAGCGCTCGCAAAACTCGCCGCTCGGGCGCTGGCACAATCCGGAGATGGACCTCTACAGCACCGTCTGTGCCGTGCAGAATTTCTGGCTGGCCGCGCGGGCCGAGGGCGTCGGCGTCGGCTGGGTCAGCATCATCGAAACGCAAGCGCTGAAGCGGCTGCTGTCGATCCCCGAGCACGTGACGCCGATCGCCTATCTGTGCGTCGGCCGCGTCTCGGAATTCGCGCCGAAACCGGATCTCGAAGCGCATGGCTGGGGCCGTCGGCTGCCGCTGCCAGAGCTGGTGATGAGCGAGATTTTCTGCGGCGCCGGCGAGGCGCCGCTCAAATCGGCGATAGTGAGGCTCGGCGCGGAAGACCGGCGGAAGCCATGA
- a CDS encoding TetR/AcrR family transcriptional regulator, translating to MHKPRKEMIAETRAKLIAAARHAFGTIGYADASMDDFTASAGLTRGALYHHFGDKKGLLQAVIAEIDGEMAARVNEVASRAPTRWQHFVDECTTYIEMALEPEIQRIMFRDGPAVLGDPAQWANANACVASMTEHLTALQQEGVVVPDLDPETAARLINGASSQASQRIANSKDPEATSKKAIAAFKQLLEGLLKKPKQTTG from the coding sequence ATGCACAAACCCCGCAAGGAGATGATCGCCGAGACGCGCGCCAAGCTGATCGCCGCAGCCCGCCATGCCTTCGGCACGATCGGCTATGCAGACGCTTCGATGGACGATTTTACTGCTTCGGCCGGCCTGACGCGCGGTGCGCTCTACCATCATTTCGGCGACAAGAAGGGCCTGTTGCAGGCGGTGATCGCGGAGATCGACGGTGAGATGGCAGCGCGCGTGAACGAGGTAGCGTCACGGGCGCCAACCCGCTGGCAGCACTTCGTCGACGAGTGCACCACCTATATCGAGATGGCGCTGGAGCCGGAGATCCAGCGCATCATGTTCCGCGACGGCCCGGCCGTCCTCGGCGACCCGGCACAATGGGCGAACGCTAATGCCTGCGTCGCTTCAATGACCGAGCACCTGACGGCCTTGCAGCAAGAGGGCGTCGTCGTGCCCGATCTCGATCCCGAAACCGCGGCGCGGCTGATCAACGGCGCCAGCAGCCAGGCCTCGCAGCGCATCGCCAATTCCAAGGACCCTGAAGCGACGTCGAAGAAGGCGATAGCAGCATTCAAGCAGCTGCTCGAAGGGTTGCTCAAGAAGCCAAAGCAAACGACCGGGTAA
- a CDS encoding MFS transporter: MRNPYLEIFRAPGTKGFAAAAFIARLPIAMAPIGIVAMLAQTHGEYWLAGAVSATYALVNAFLSPQISRLVDRLGQTRVAMPATFISVLFFATLIVAANQHWPIWTLFLSALLAAAMPSIPALVRARWTEIFRDRPELNTAFAFESAADELVYVAGASLSVGLSAALFPEAGVLVSTLLLAFGSAAFLLQRSTEPPVRPAADGAAGSAIRLRPVQIITFALIFIGATFATTEVTTVAITKELGQPEAASLVIGVYALGSFVLGIIIGALNLTMPLQRQLAIAVAVIALTTLPLLFADTVPLLALAVFVSGFAISPTFITAFGLIERHVPAAMLTEGVTWVTTGIGIGMALGSFAAGAVVDAFGPQSGFWVSVAAGAIALGTVLAGQCRLATEDCDVDRGEAVVPAE, encoded by the coding sequence ATGCGAAACCCCTATTTGGAAATCTTTCGGGCTCCCGGCACCAAGGGTTTTGCCGCGGCTGCCTTTATCGCCCGGCTGCCGATCGCCATGGCGCCGATCGGCATCGTGGCGATGCTGGCACAGACGCATGGCGAATACTGGCTGGCCGGAGCCGTCTCGGCGACCTATGCGCTGGTCAACGCCTTTCTGTCCCCGCAGATATCGAGACTGGTGGACCGGCTCGGCCAGACACGAGTGGCCATGCCGGCAACCTTCATTTCCGTGCTTTTCTTCGCAACACTGATCGTAGCTGCCAATCAGCATTGGCCGATATGGACATTGTTCTTGTCGGCACTGCTTGCCGCCGCAATGCCGAGCATCCCGGCGCTGGTGCGGGCGCGCTGGACCGAGATTTTCCGCGATCGGCCAGAGCTCAACACCGCCTTCGCCTTTGAATCCGCGGCCGACGAGCTGGTTTATGTCGCCGGTGCGTCGCTGTCGGTGGGCTTAAGCGCTGCGCTGTTCCCGGAAGCCGGCGTGCTGGTGAGCACCCTGCTGCTCGCCTTCGGCTCGGCTGCGTTCCTGCTTCAGCGTTCGACGGAGCCGCCGGTGCGTCCGGCGGCGGATGGCGCGGCCGGATCGGCGATCCGCCTTAGGCCGGTGCAGATCATCACTTTCGCTCTGATCTTCATCGGCGCGACCTTCGCGACGACGGAAGTGACCACGGTTGCCATCACCAAAGAGCTCGGCCAGCCCGAGGCGGCCAGTCTGGTCATCGGCGTCTATGCGCTGGGATCCTTTGTGCTCGGCATCATCATCGGCGCGCTCAATCTGACAATGCCGCTGCAACGGCAACTGGCGATTGCCGTCGCCGTCATCGCGCTCACCACGCTGCCGCTGCTGTTTGCCGACACCGTACCGTTGCTGGCGCTAGCCGTCTTCGTCAGCGGTTTCGCCATCTCGCCGACCTTCATCACCGCCTTCGGCCTGATCGAGCGTCATGTGCCGGCGGCGATGCTGACGGAAGGCGTCACCTGGGTGACGACCGGGATCGGCATCGGCATGGCGCTGGGCTCCTTCGCTGCCGGCGCGGTGGTCGACGCGTTCGGCCCGCAGAGCGGATTCTGGGTATCGGTGGCGGCGGGCGCGATTGCGCTCGGCACAGTGCTCGCCGGCCAATGCCGGCTGGCAACGGAGGATTGCGACGTGGATCGGGGCGAGGCGGTGGTCCCGGCGGAGTGA
- the ribB gene encoding 3,4-dihydroxy-2-butanone-4-phosphate synthase has product MPYDQKKTVEAIRAFERGEIVVVMDDDGRENEGDLIVAAVHCTPEKMAFIVRNTSGIVCTPMPREEARRLNLQPMVADNDSAHTTAFTVSVDFKHGTTTGISADDRTLTVRNLANGNVGPSDFVRPGHIFPLIAREGGVLMRSGHTEAAVDLCKLAGLPPVGVISELVNDDGTVKRGPQVAAFAEEHGLKQVSVADLIAYRQRKETLVVRVACSDIDTPGGKAQAFTYTLPWDSMHHLAVVFGDIRDGEEVPVRLHSEDVVTDVFGTSHRLDAIMKAMGERRRGVIVYLREGSVGVAHQERKRPASGDREDHEEARRRESEWREIGLGAQILKDLGISSINLIASRERHYVGLEGFGIHIAKTEIL; this is encoded by the coding sequence ATGCCTTACGACCAAAAAAAAACCGTCGAAGCGATCCGCGCCTTCGAGCGCGGCGAGATCGTCGTCGTCATGGACGATGACGGGCGCGAGAACGAGGGCGACCTGATCGTTGCCGCCGTCCATTGCACGCCGGAAAAAATGGCCTTCATCGTCCGCAACACTTCCGGCATCGTCTGCACGCCGATGCCTCGCGAGGAAGCGCGGCGCCTGAACCTGCAGCCGATGGTGGCCGACAATGATTCCGCCCACACCACCGCCTTCACCGTCAGCGTCGATTTCAAGCACGGCACCACGACCGGCATTTCGGCCGATGACCGCACGCTGACCGTCCGCAATCTCGCCAACGGCAATGTCGGCCCGTCGGATTTCGTCCGCCCTGGCCACATCTTCCCGCTGATCGCGCGCGAAGGCGGCGTGCTGATGCGCTCCGGCCATACGGAAGCCGCCGTCGACCTCTGCAAGCTCGCCGGCCTGCCGCCGGTCGGCGTCATTTCCGAACTGGTCAACGACGACGGCACGGTCAAGCGCGGCCCGCAGGTCGCGGCCTTTGCCGAGGAGCATGGGCTGAAGCAGGTTTCGGTCGCCGATCTCATCGCCTACCGGCAGCGCAAAGAGACGCTGGTCGTGCGCGTCGCCTGCTCGGACATCGACACGCCCGGCGGCAAGGCGCAGGCCTTCACTTACACGCTGCCTTGGGATTCCATGCACCATCTCGCAGTCGTCTTCGGCGATATCCGCGATGGCGAGGAGGTGCCGGTGCGCCTGCATTCGGAGGATGTCGTCACCGACGTGTTCGGCACCAGCCATCGGCTGGACGCCATCATGAAGGCGATGGGCGAGCGCCGGCGCGGCGTCATCGTCTATCTGCGCGAAGGCTCCGTCGGCGTCGCCCATCAGGAGCGCAAGCGGCCGGCGAGCGGCGACCGCGAGGACCACGAAGAGGCGCGCCGCCGCGAGAGCGAGTGGCGCGAGATCGGGCTTGGCGCCCAGATTCTGAAGGATCTCGGCATTTCCTCCATCAACCTGATCGCCTCGCGTGAGCGCCACTATGTCGGCCTCGAAGGTTTTGGCATCCACATCGCCAAGACCGAGATTTTGTAG
- the aroC gene encoding chorismate synthase has translation MSHNTFGHLFRVTTWGESHGAALGCVVDGCPPGIRFSREEIQAELDRRRPGQSRFVTQRREPDEVKILSGFILDEDGETMITTGTPISMLIENVDQRSKDYGEIARQYRPGHADYTYDVKYGLRDHRGGGRSSARETAARVAAGALARKVVPGMVVRGALVSMGEKSIDRANWNWNFVSDAENPFFTPDPASVPVFAAYLDGIRKAGSSVGAVIEIVAEGVPAGLGAPIYAKLDQDIASGLMSINAVKGVEIGNGFEAARITGEQNADEMRIGNDGKPVFLSNNAGGILGGISTGQAIVARFAVKPTSSILTPRKSIDKDGNDVEVKTKGRHDPCVGIRAVPIGEAMVACAVADHYLRHRGQTGKGSRGVGE, from the coding sequence ATGTCTCACAACACCTTCGGCCATTTGTTCCGCGTTACCACCTGGGGTGAAAGCCACGGCGCCGCGCTCGGTTGCGTTGTGGATGGCTGTCCGCCCGGCATCCGCTTCAGCCGTGAGGAGATCCAGGCCGAGCTCGACAGGCGCCGCCCCGGCCAGTCGCGTTTCGTCACCCAGCGCCGCGAGCCCGACGAGGTGAAGATCCTCTCCGGCTTCATCCTCGACGAGGACGGCGAGACGATGATCACCACCGGTACGCCTATCTCGATGCTGATCGAGAATGTCGATCAGCGCTCCAAGGATTATGGCGAGATCGCCCGCCAATACCGGCCGGGCCATGCCGACTACACCTACGACGTCAAATACGGCCTGCGCGATCATCGCGGCGGCGGCCGCTCCTCGGCGCGCGAGACGGCGGCGCGTGTGGCGGCCGGCGCGCTGGCGCGAAAGGTGGTGCCGGGCATGGTGGTGCGCGGCGCGCTGGTCTCCATGGGCGAAAAATCGATCGACCGCGCCAACTGGAACTGGAATTTCGTCAGCGATGCCGAAAATCCGTTCTTCACCCCCGATCCGGCGTCCGTTCCGGTCTTCGCCGCCTATCTCGACGGCATCCGCAAAGCCGGCTCCTCGGTCGGCGCCGTCATCGAGATCGTCGCCGAGGGCGTGCCGGCAGGCCTCGGCGCGCCGATCTACGCCAAGCTCGACCAGGACATTGCTTCCGGCCTGATGTCGATCAACGCCGTCAAGGGTGTCGAGATCGGCAACGGCTTCGAGGCCGCCCGCATCACCGGCGAACAGAATGCCGACGAGATGCGCATCGGCAATGACGGCAAGCCGGTGTTTTTGTCCAACAATGCCGGCGGCATTCTCGGCGGCATCTCGACCGGGCAGGCGATCGTCGCCCGTTTCGCCGTCAAGCCGACCTCTTCGATCCTGACGCCGCGCAAATCGATCGACAAGGACGGCAATGACGTCGAGGTGAAGACCAAAGGCCGCCACGACCCCTGCGTCGGCATCCGCGCCGTGCCGATCGGCGAAGCCATGGTTGCCTGCGCGGTCGCCGATCATTATCTGCGGCACAGAGGACAGACGGGGAAGGGGAGTAGGGGAGTAGGGGAGTAG
- a CDS encoding DUF1344 domain-containing protein yields MRTLIGAVAAMLMISTAAAFAGQTEGLIKKVDKDSLTLTLDDGKSYKLNAETDLDALKPGMDIVIAFDVTNGENVVTDMELPDSSAN; encoded by the coding sequence ATGCGTACCCTGATTGGCGCTGTTGCCGCCATGCTCATGATTTCCACCGCCGCCGCTTTCGCCGGCCAGACCGAAGGCCTCATCAAGAAGGTCGACAAGGACAGCCTCACGCTGACGCTGGACGACGGCAAGTCCTACAAACTCAACGCCGAGACCGATCTCGACGCGCTGAAGCCCGGCATGGATATCGTCATCGCCTTCGACGTGACGAATGGCGAGAACGTCGTCACCGACATGGAACTGCCGGACAGCAGCGCGAATTAA
- a CDS encoding histidine phosphatase family protein, which translates to MYPLVYIARHGQTQWNAERRLQGQADTDINALGREQATHNGRRLTEFVRNPADFDFVSSPMRRTRETMEAMRAAMGLDPFAYRTDPPLVELSFGDWQGFTFAELEARHPGSTKARRFAKWDFQPPGDGAESYQMLLERVKPWFDALDRQTVCVTHGGVMRCLFRFVAGVSKQEAASLEIPQDRLLRLEGRSLEWL; encoded by the coding sequence ATGTATCCGCTCGTCTACATCGCCCGCCACGGCCAGACGCAGTGGAATGCCGAGCGCCGGCTGCAGGGCCAGGCAGACACCGATATCAACGCGCTTGGCCGCGAGCAGGCAACCCACAATGGCCGGCGGCTAACGGAGTTTGTCAGAAATCCTGCGGATTTCGACTTTGTCTCAAGCCCGATGCGGCGCACGCGCGAAACGATGGAAGCGATGCGCGCCGCGATGGGGCTCGACCCTTTCGCCTACCGCACCGATCCACCTCTGGTGGAATTGAGTTTCGGCGACTGGCAGGGTTTCACCTTTGCCGAGCTCGAGGCCAGGCATCCCGGCTCGACCAAGGCACGACGCTTCGCCAAATGGGATTTCCAGCCACCCGGCGACGGCGCCGAAAGTTATCAGATGCTGCTCGAACGGGTAAAGCCGTGGTTCGACGCGCTCGACAGGCAGACCGTCTGCGTCACCCATGGCGGCGTCATGCGCTGCCTGTTCCGCTTTGTGGCCGGCGTCTCCAAACAGGAGGCGGCCAGTCTTGAAATCCCGCAGGATAGACTGCTCCGGCTGGAAGGCCGGAGCCTGGAATGGCTGTAA